The Acidicapsa acidisoli genome window below encodes:
- a CDS encoding glutamine synthetase, translated as MSKYKLEYVWLDGKTPVPGLRGKTLLKEFETPPTLADLPNWGFDGSSTMQAEGKSSDCVLKPVALYPDASRKNAYIVLSEVLHADGTPHSTNARATIENDPDLWVGFEQEYFLFKDGRPLGFPKDGHPSIPQFPYYCGVGYKYMGSLARQIVEEHLELCLAAGINHEGINAEVAKGQWEFQIFAKGSAKAADDLWTARYLMMRLCEKYEVDVELHCKPIKGDWNGSGMHTNFSTKYLREVGGKEYFESLMGSFSENVAEHIAVYGPDNHLRLTGHHETQAIDKFSYGLSDRGASIRMPINFIKNGYKGYLEDRRPNSEGDPYQIVSRILKTINSVPKP; from the coding sequence ATGTCAAAGTACAAACTGGAGTACGTCTGGCTTGACGGCAAGACGCCCGTTCCGGGTCTGCGCGGGAAAACGCTTCTCAAGGAATTTGAGACTCCACCTACCCTTGCTGACCTGCCCAATTGGGGCTTTGACGGCAGTTCGACGATGCAGGCCGAGGGCAAGAGTTCAGACTGCGTATTGAAGCCGGTGGCTCTGTATCCTGACGCGAGCCGTAAGAACGCGTATATCGTCTTGAGCGAAGTTCTTCACGCCGATGGCACTCCGCACTCTACTAACGCACGCGCGACGATTGAGAATGACCCTGATCTCTGGGTTGGCTTTGAACAGGAGTACTTTCTTTTCAAAGATGGTCGCCCTCTCGGATTTCCGAAAGACGGCCACCCCAGCATTCCCCAGTTTCCCTACTACTGCGGTGTTGGCTACAAATATATGGGAAGCTTGGCCCGTCAAATCGTTGAAGAGCATCTAGAACTCTGTCTTGCAGCGGGCATTAATCATGAAGGCATCAACGCGGAAGTCGCGAAGGGGCAATGGGAATTTCAGATCTTTGCCAAAGGCTCGGCGAAAGCCGCAGATGATCTCTGGACCGCTCGCTATTTGATGATGCGTCTTTGCGAAAAATACGAAGTGGATGTCGAATTGCACTGCAAGCCCATCAAGGGTGACTGGAACGGGTCTGGCATGCACACTAACTTCTCGACCAAGTACCTTCGCGAGGTCGGAGGCAAAGAGTACTTCGAATCCCTGATGGGTTCATTCTCCGAAAACGTTGCCGAGCACATCGCCGTATACGGACCGGATAACCACCTGCGCCTGACAGGCCATCACGAAACACAAGCGATCGACAAGTTCAGCTATGGTCTTTCTGATCGTGGCGCTTCGATCCGGATGCCTATCAATTTCATCAAGAACGGCTATAAGGGTTACTTGGAAGATCGCCGACCTAACTCAGAGGGAGATCCTTATCAGATTGTTTCGCGCATTCTGAAGACGATTAATAGTGTCCCGAAGCCTTGA
- a CDS encoding serine/threonine-protein kinase yields the protein MGLHDTIEIGSQIDSYRIESPVARSGMASIFRALDVRDNRVVALKIPHPDMEADVLLFDRFKREADIGEKLNHPKVMRVFGGEKRSRIYMVMEWCDGRPLRKILSESRLPHDRAIRIAVGILEALEYIHANGIVHRDLKPENIMVDEDDNIKLIDFGIAGDSSAKRLTYANFTAALGTPDYISPEQVKGKRGDRRSDIYAMGVILYEMLTAKTPFSGPSPLAVMNDRLINHPIPPRIADPSISLELQEVIYRALEREPTNRYPNAHEFGRDLQHLDQVGVADRAEVTDWSKRKSHLSRKMVYYGGLAMIPVALLLLMYLLAHHR from the coding sequence ATGGGTTTACACGACACGATTGAAATCGGTTCGCAGATTGATTCCTACCGCATCGAGTCACCGGTGGCCCGTAGTGGAATGGCATCCATATTTCGCGCCCTTGATGTGCGCGATAACCGCGTAGTTGCGCTAAAGATTCCACATCCAGACATGGAAGCCGACGTTCTTCTATTCGATCGATTTAAGCGTGAAGCGGACATTGGAGAAAAGCTTAATCATCCGAAGGTTATGCGCGTATTCGGCGGTGAGAAGCGATCGCGCATTTACATGGTCATGGAGTGGTGCGACGGCCGCCCACTGCGCAAAATTCTCTCGGAATCGAGACTGCCGCATGATCGCGCCATCCGCATTGCAGTCGGCATTCTGGAGGCGTTGGAGTACATTCATGCCAACGGCATCGTCCACCGCGACTTGAAGCCGGAGAACATCATGGTGGACGAGGATGACAACATCAAGCTTATCGATTTTGGAATTGCAGGCGATTCTTCGGCGAAGCGCCTGACTTATGCTAATTTCACGGCTGCTCTCGGAACTCCGGATTACATTTCTCCAGAGCAGGTCAAGGGCAAGCGTGGCGATCGCCGGTCAGACATCTATGCAATGGGGGTGATCCTCTACGAGATGCTGACCGCCAAAACTCCCTTTTCCGGCCCATCGCCATTGGCTGTTATGAATGACCGCCTGATAAACCACCCTATCCCGCCGCGGATCGCAGACCCGTCCATCAGCCTTGAACTGCAGGAGGTTATATATCGCGCTCTGGAACGCGAACCTACCAATCGGTACCCGAATGCGCACGAGTTTGGACGGGACCTGCAACACCTGGATCAAGTCGGAGTCGCAGACCGCGCGGAAGTGACAGATTGGAGCAAGCGGAAATCTCACCTCTCTCGAAAGATGGTCTACTACGGCGGATTGGCGATGATTCCCGTTGCGCTTCTCTTGCTGATGTATCTTCTGGCTCATCACCGCTGA
- a CDS encoding PP2C family protein-serine/threonine phosphatase, with protein MLDVIFGQATDPGKVRTNNEDAMGSFVPVSRQQLRSHGYLFAVADGLGGYEFGEVASATAIATVTEGFAKAQEGTLLVSLLPRLVQHANSAVHDVTLTPDRRGKKIATTLVLCALRYDQAVVSHVGDSRCYLIRDGMVHFVTQDHTWVNEQRKLGLITAKEMAVSESRHILIRSLGPELFIPVDTTALSVMAGDTLVLCSDGLHGRMEEGAIASIVCQTKDMDEIARELVATAVESDGSDNTTAMVIRVCSVEKVGMYRGRPYFLPS; from the coding sequence ATGTTGGATGTTATCTTTGGCCAAGCAACCGATCCCGGCAAAGTAAGAACGAACAATGAAGACGCGATGGGCTCCTTCGTCCCCGTTTCGCGCCAACAATTGCGATCTCATGGCTATTTGTTTGCTGTGGCCGACGGCTTAGGTGGTTATGAGTTTGGGGAAGTAGCGTCGGCTACGGCGATTGCCACAGTCACCGAAGGATTCGCCAAAGCACAGGAAGGAACTCTCCTGGTGAGTCTGTTGCCCAGACTTGTACAACACGCAAATTCTGCTGTCCATGATGTGACGCTGACTCCGGATCGCCGCGGCAAAAAGATTGCTACAACGCTTGTGCTTTGTGCTCTTCGCTATGATCAAGCTGTCGTTTCCCACGTCGGCGATTCTCGATGTTATCTAATCCGCGATGGCATGGTCCACTTTGTCACTCAGGATCATACCTGGGTTAACGAGCAGAGAAAGCTGGGTTTGATTACCGCGAAGGAAATGGCTGTGTCGGAGTCGCGGCACATTCTCATTCGTTCGCTTGGACCGGAACTATTCATCCCGGTTGACACAACGGCTCTTTCGGTGATGGCCGGAGACACTCTCGTACTTTGTTCGGATGGTCTTCATGGGAGAATGGAGGAAGGGGCGATCGCGAGCATCGTTTGTCAAACAAAGGATATGGACGAGATTGCTCGCGAACTGGTGGCGACCGCTGTGGAAAGTGACGGCTCCGACAATACTACCGCCATGGTTATCCGCGTTTGTTCGGTAGAGAAAGTGGGAATGTATCGTGGTCGTCCCTATTTCCTTCCATCCTGA
- a CDS encoding APC family permease gives MAEQKAPEMKATLGLTGLTSNAMALIAPGAFLWLTFFIQATTGTPTTAPAMWWGIFLALLLCLATAVAYAEISKLYPGTGSSYYYAEQALLSKDKAFKYARVAKFIVGWGSHLYYWVYPGVMVATTGIFVGYVVGFLYPNFISGSNPGPVFMALVAVIFSFFVAWIAQKGAGASTAVNLAINVVQISALLVFSVLALGYRVNHPSGSTGFQYDAQTLSTYTYQFATNPKDGTTIRDGSGTPQPLLDTAGKPLPYVVTYPEKDSTGNFLTHGTAASVVSPHSFSWVFIQATVAILILVGFESVTSMGGEALNPTKHIPIAVIASLLIQGLMCYLIEYFAANYFLNSGYTMQSAAGSAAPIGDMMIMVGDALLGQGHGKYFMLGEAITVFLALIGTTLSCMNTGARVTYAMGKDNEAPEHFGILHAESLTPRSAIWTLAVISAVLGVLAVSLVFADGSAPTDATIAALPHGIFSSFGYSNHDTLAALPNSLLTITLTSNFGTFILYALSCFLCIVAFNKRPDYSVVRHLLIPGFGLIANLVCMAFYLIGPFMGYGTSKEPLLALGISAIWGIYGAIYFIRSSKVKGKTVLLESR, from the coding sequence ATGGCAGAACAAAAAGCACCCGAGATGAAGGCCACGCTGGGCCTTACAGGGCTTACCAGCAACGCAATGGCGCTTATCGCTCCTGGCGCTTTCCTTTGGCTAACCTTCTTTATCCAGGCAACAACCGGCACACCAACAACTGCGCCGGCCATGTGGTGGGGTATCTTTCTGGCCCTCCTGCTTTGCCTTGCGACGGCCGTTGCTTACGCGGAGATTTCGAAGCTTTATCCGGGCACAGGTTCAAGCTACTATTACGCCGAACAAGCGTTGCTGTCGAAAGACAAGGCATTCAAGTATGCCCGCGTTGCCAAGTTCATCGTAGGCTGGGGCTCACACCTCTATTACTGGGTATATCCCGGAGTGATGGTTGCCACTACCGGAATATTCGTTGGATACGTGGTCGGATTCTTGTATCCAAACTTCATTAGCGGTTCCAATCCTGGGCCAGTCTTTATGGCTCTTGTAGCAGTCATCTTCTCGTTTTTCGTCGCGTGGATCGCTCAGAAAGGTGCTGGCGCATCAACAGCGGTCAATCTGGCTATCAATGTTGTTCAGATCTCAGCGCTTTTGGTATTCAGCGTGTTGGCTCTTGGCTACCGCGTCAATCATCCATCTGGCAGCACCGGCTTCCAGTATGACGCGCAAACACTGTCCACTTACACCTACCAGTTTGCCACCAACCCGAAAGACGGCACAACGATCCGAGATGGCAGCGGAACGCCTCAACCGCTGCTTGATACTGCAGGTAAACCCCTACCTTATGTGGTCACTTATCCTGAAAAAGACAGCACCGGTAATTTTCTTACACACGGAACTGCAGCTTCTGTAGTGTCTCCGCACAGTTTCAGTTGGGTATTCATACAGGCTACGGTGGCCATTCTGATCCTGGTGGGATTCGAATCGGTGACTTCGATGGGAGGGGAGGCTCTGAACCCGACGAAGCACATTCCCATCGCGGTCATTGCTTCGCTTTTGATTCAAGGACTGATGTGTTACCTGATAGAGTATTTCGCGGCTAACTACTTCCTCAATTCCGGTTACACGATGCAGAGCGCTGCTGGCTCGGCAGCTCCGATAGGCGACATGATGATCATGGTCGGCGACGCGCTTCTCGGCCAGGGACACGGCAAGTATTTTATGCTGGGCGAGGCAATCACCGTCTTCCTGGCATTAATCGGTACAACACTGTCGTGCATGAACACTGGCGCGCGAGTGACCTATGCGATGGGCAAGGATAATGAGGCGCCGGAACATTTTGGGATTCTCCATGCTGAGTCTCTGACGCCTCGCAGTGCGATCTGGACTCTGGCCGTCATTTCCGCGGTGCTCGGAGTTTTGGCGGTCTCGTTGGTCTTTGCCGACGGCAGCGCACCGACGGACGCGACCATTGCCGCATTGCCTCATGGCATCTTCTCCAGCTTTGGTTACTCCAACCACGATACGTTGGCGGCGCTTCCCAATTCTCTGCTCACCATTACACTCACCTCCAACTTCGGCACATTTATTCTGTATGCGCTCAGTTGTTTCCTTTGCATCGTAGCCTTCAACAAGCGCCCCGACTACAGCGTAGTCAGACACCTGCTTATTCCGGGTTTCGGTCTAATTGCAAATCTGGTCTGCATGGCGTTTTATCTGATTGGTCCATTCATGGGTTACGGAACTTCAAAGGAACCGCTGCTGGCATTGGGAATCTCCGCGATCTGGGGCATTTACGGAGCGATTTATTTCATTCGCTCTTCCAAGGTCAAAGGAAAAACTGTGCTTCTCGAATCAAGGTGA
- a CDS encoding porin: MNLNLTRVLQWGIGVVMSMAFMASAQTTTPAASAPASAPATAPPTTQAPAAPADAAPAAPTWSVGPMDITGLIDGYYSYNANRPSDAANGQVNDLYDFNDKTDQFSLSAAKLSINHDPDPVGAHIDFLYGRTNTLINAPGPNSGGEGNYLEQAFLSFKPIKAKGLEMDFGKFVTSAGAEVIESKDDWNYSRGLLFTLAIPYFHFGLRSSLPVTKTWTAGLQLVNGWNNVTKNNGGVTVGITSAYVKPKYSWNVNFYTGPENANTQNGYRNLIDTTFLTTLAGKFNFLVNYDYGLNQDSIVAGVGDTILKHWQGVAFGAKDQVTAKVAFAARYEYFTDPNGFATGVSQDVQEVTGTYEYKWVEGLLARLEVRHDWSSEPFFHKGNDIVTVLPNDSASGGVKGQTTVTAGFVAFFGPKR, from the coding sequence ATGAATTTGAATTTGACTCGCGTGTTGCAGTGGGGAATTGGAGTCGTTATGAGCATGGCATTCATGGCATCGGCACAAACGACAACTCCGGCTGCTTCAGCCCCGGCATCCGCACCTGCGACTGCTCCGCCTACAACACAAGCACCAGCCGCTCCGGCCGATGCCGCGCCAGCAGCTCCAACCTGGAGCGTGGGGCCAATGGACATCACCGGGTTAATTGATGGCTACTACAGTTACAATGCAAACCGTCCAAGCGACGCCGCCAACGGGCAAGTGAACGATCTGTATGACTTTAATGACAAGACGGACCAATTTAGTCTGAGCGCAGCTAAACTCTCTATAAATCATGATCCAGATCCCGTTGGCGCCCATATCGACTTTCTTTACGGACGTACCAATACTCTGATCAACGCTCCTGGGCCCAACTCAGGTGGAGAGGGCAACTATCTCGAACAGGCGTTTCTCAGCTTCAAGCCAATCAAGGCCAAAGGCTTGGAAATGGACTTCGGCAAGTTTGTGACCTCAGCAGGTGCTGAAGTCATCGAGTCAAAGGATGACTGGAATTATTCTCGCGGTCTCCTCTTCACTTTGGCCATTCCATATTTCCACTTTGGGCTTCGTTCCTCTCTTCCGGTGACCAAGACTTGGACGGCGGGTCTCCAATTAGTGAATGGCTGGAACAACGTCACCAAGAACAACGGAGGGGTGACTGTGGGTATAACCAGCGCTTACGTCAAGCCCAAATATTCCTGGAACGTGAACTTCTATACGGGGCCCGAAAATGCCAACACTCAGAATGGCTACCGTAATTTGATCGACACTACCTTTTTGACTACGCTGGCGGGGAAGTTCAACTTCCTCGTCAATTATGACTACGGACTGAACCAGGATTCGATCGTTGCCGGTGTTGGCGACACCATCTTGAAGCATTGGCAGGGTGTTGCTTTTGGCGCTAAGGATCAGGTCACCGCGAAAGTTGCTTTTGCCGCACGTTACGAATACTTCACAGACCCGAATGGATTTGCAACAGGCGTCAGCCAGGATGTGCAGGAAGTTACTGGAACCTACGAATACAAGTGGGTGGAGGGTCTTCTGGCACGACTGGAAGTCCGACATGACTGGTCATCGGAACCTTTCTTCCATAAGGGTAATGATATCGTCACGGTTCTTCCGAACGACTCCGCCAGTGGAGGCGTAAAGGGCCAGACGACTGTTACAGCTGGCTTTGTGGCCTTCTTCGGGCCCAAGCGTTAA
- a CDS encoding sensor histidine kinase: protein MSGTYIPLISSLATKPLFGSKSGVLLFGLECALGIISVVLAAALAHWSEWLLPVAVLLYLLIVVPTALLCGFWQAVTVSLSAVVIHVLFTARQPAINAVADPANSVTLVAFVLTALVVSRLSASVTRHAHEAESWGEQMHDLYEFSRRTLQMNLHMEPGPQLAELIHEIFALEAVVVFDADLHEVYQAGYWGVDARDLAQNAYFFDKSDEDPATGIGRRVLRLGAVPIGSVVLRGDTSPLTNDSIASLIAISFDRYRAYVNESNIEAEHRTEQLRTAVLDSLAHAYKTPLTAIRAASTGLGEMSHLTEAQSELVALIDEQTGLLNDLTTRLLATARLNAQEITIHATSVGVSSLIEEVVTSLKDRLSSMKVAIKLERDDLNLCCDRQLMVALLTQYIDNACKYSTFGTTITIGVVQSRKELIFSVHSYGPVVPVTDRERIFDRYYRSSTSSNGASGTGIGLSVSKRIARVHGGHVWVTSDEEQGTIFYAAIPTTLHQKGSE, encoded by the coding sequence TTGTCTGGAACCTACATTCCGCTCATTTCCTCACTCGCAACAAAGCCCTTATTTGGCTCCAAATCGGGCGTCCTGCTCTTTGGGTTGGAATGCGCTCTTGGGATAATTTCAGTCGTTCTTGCAGCGGCTCTGGCGCACTGGTCGGAATGGCTGCTTCCTGTAGCGGTCCTCCTCTACCTTTTGATCGTGGTGCCAACAGCTTTACTTTGCGGATTCTGGCAGGCAGTTACCGTTTCGCTCTCTGCGGTCGTTATTCATGTTCTCTTTACGGCGCGCCAACCTGCGATCAATGCTGTAGCTGACCCGGCAAATTCCGTAACACTTGTTGCATTTGTTCTAACAGCCCTTGTGGTAAGCCGACTCTCCGCAAGCGTCACTAGACACGCACATGAGGCGGAGTCCTGGGGAGAACAAATGCACGACCTCTATGAGTTCAGCAGGAGGACATTGCAAATGAACCTCCACATGGAACCGGGTCCCCAATTAGCTGAACTCATTCATGAAATCTTTGCGCTGGAGGCTGTAGTCGTCTTCGACGCCGATTTGCATGAGGTCTATCAAGCTGGATACTGGGGAGTTGACGCGCGCGATCTTGCCCAAAATGCTTATTTTTTTGATAAGTCGGATGAAGATCCCGCCACGGGTATAGGCCGACGCGTTCTTCGGCTGGGGGCGGTTCCTATTGGAAGCGTTGTGTTACGCGGAGACACAAGTCCACTTACGAACGACTCGATTGCCTCGTTGATCGCAATATCTTTTGATCGATACCGTGCCTATGTAAATGAGAGCAACATCGAAGCGGAGCACCGCACTGAGCAACTTCGGACAGCTGTGCTCGATAGCTTGGCGCACGCATATAAGACCCCACTTACTGCAATCCGTGCGGCCAGCACTGGTCTCGGTGAAATGAGCCACCTTACAGAAGCCCAATCGGAGCTTGTCGCGTTGATCGATGAGCAGACTGGCCTGCTGAATGATTTGACAACCCGTCTACTTGCTACCGCACGTCTGAATGCACAGGAGATCACTATCCATGCCACTTCAGTCGGCGTCAGTTCATTAATTGAAGAAGTCGTGACTAGTCTCAAAGATCGGCTATCGAGTATGAAGGTTGCAATAAAACTCGAGCGAGATGATTTGAATCTTTGCTGTGATCGTCAACTCATGGTCGCGCTGCTTACGCAATACATAGACAACGCCTGTAAGTACTCAACATTTGGCACTACGATCACCATCGGAGTTGTCCAGTCTAGAAAAGAATTGATTTTCTCGGTGCACAGCTACGGTCCAGTAGTTCCGGTGACTGACCGCGAACGGATCTTCGACCGTTACTATCGTTCCTCAACATCCTCGAATGGCGCCAGTGGAACCGGAATCGGGCTGTCTGTTTCCAAGCGAATTGCCCGGGTTCACGGCGGTCATGTTTGGGTCACGAGTGATGAGGAACAAGGGACCATATTTTATGCGGCTATTCCTACCACATTGCACCAGAAAGGATCCGAATGA
- a CDS encoding response regulator transcription factor: MSQTGLRILIVDDEPAIRRALRPPLLDLGFQVVEASRGEEAIQQLRAGTFDVVLLDINMPGIGGLETLRRIRLFAPRLPILMVTVRDGEEEKVEALESGADDYVTKPFSARELIARIRTAVRRIQAPIRPEDAPIEIGEIRLLPIRRIVTMRGQAIHMTRKEFDILHYLMANAGRVVTYSKLLTVVWGDTYREEVEYLRTFIRLLRKKLCEDPSNPTYLHTDAYVGYRFVDAQAFGEIALQRSHELHRAEESPEALPDDLCSK; encoded by the coding sequence ATGAGCCAAACAGGCCTCCGAATTCTTATTGTAGACGACGAGCCGGCGATACGCAGAGCGCTACGGCCGCCGCTGCTCGACCTTGGATTTCAGGTAGTTGAAGCCTCCCGAGGGGAAGAGGCAATTCAGCAATTGAGGGCCGGGACTTTTGATGTGGTTTTGCTTGATATAAACATGCCAGGAATAGGCGGATTGGAGACGCTTCGCCGCATACGATTATTTGCGCCTCGCCTGCCAATCCTTATGGTGACCGTACGCGACGGAGAAGAAGAAAAAGTCGAAGCGCTGGAGTCGGGAGCTGACGACTATGTCACCAAGCCATTCAGTGCGCGCGAACTAATCGCTCGAATCCGAACGGCTGTGCGGCGTATCCAAGCGCCAATCAGGCCCGAAGATGCGCCAATCGAGATTGGCGAGATTCGTCTGCTTCCAATACGTCGTATTGTTACCATGCGCGGTCAGGCAATTCACATGACTCGCAAGGAATTTGACATCCTTCACTACCTGATGGCGAACGCAGGAAGAGTTGTGACCTACTCGAAGCTACTTACAGTGGTATGGGGGGATACATATCGCGAAGAAGTTGAATATCTTAGAACATTCATTCGCCTGCTGCGCAAAAAGCTGTGTGAAGATCCCTCTAATCCGACATATTTGCATACGGATGCGTACGTCGGGTACCGATTCGTCGACGCACAGGCCTTTGGAGAAATTGCATTGCAACGTTCGCATGAGTTGCATCGAGCGGAAGAATCTCCGGAAGCGCTTCCCGATGACCTCTGCTCGAAATGA
- a CDS encoding DUF4118 domain-containing protein produces the protein MNNQILKRWIQPIQRLSKWWCFPAAIAGLGLLTYCGILFHASLPTMSLLFLFLVISSALLCGFWLASVTSCAAAACLDFFFTSPLYSFRVSSAHGYVALVSFEVTALVISNLLARALRHAREATEERASMEQLYELSKRSLQLDLNKALGPELAILIHRIFGVRGAALFDASAGSISTAGDWNRGEEKVAMKCYLRGTEFDNLPTQRMRRVLRIGNRSVGSLVVHGELSSVVLNAPASLAVTATERYQVTQKENRAESAKQSEQLRAAVLDALAHDFKTPLTAIQAASSGLIEMGGLASPQSDMVSLIDKEATFLNELCTRLLQTAKLDAEHFDTGREEVNVHELISDVLSGSDSDSKRNPIEITMDAQSANVYANRGLLTIALSQFIENACKYSTAGTPVEIAVRKSTSDLLISAHNFGSLVHLDDRELIFERFYRSSEAKETVAGTGIGLSAVKMAADANRAHLWVWGAEYGNEPEYLRTFIRQLRKKSKTIRGIQIIFSRKPRSAIDDGRAICSWIRHCLLGGVNSMHDLSHFDALAK, from the coding sequence TTGAACAATCAGATCCTCAAGAGATGGATCCAGCCGATTCAGCGTCTCAGCAAATGGTGGTGCTTCCCAGCAGCGATTGCCGGCCTAGGGCTACTCACTTACTGCGGGATCTTATTCCACGCATCGCTGCCTACGATGAGCCTTTTGTTTCTGTTCCTTGTGATTTCGTCGGCGTTGTTGTGCGGCTTCTGGCTAGCTTCGGTCACTTCGTGCGCTGCTGCTGCGTGCCTGGATTTCTTCTTCACATCTCCTCTCTATAGTTTTCGTGTCTCCAGTGCACACGGATATGTTGCACTTGTGTCCTTTGAGGTAACGGCACTGGTTATCAGTAACTTATTGGCGAGGGCGCTTAGGCACGCAAGGGAAGCGACAGAAGAGCGAGCAAGCATGGAGCAGTTATATGAATTGAGCAAAAGGTCTCTACAACTCGACCTGAACAAGGCACTTGGTCCGGAGCTCGCTATCTTGATCCACAGGATATTTGGAGTGCGCGGTGCGGCTTTATTTGATGCAAGCGCCGGTAGTATTTCCACTGCTGGAGACTGGAATCGAGGCGAAGAGAAAGTAGCGATGAAATGTTACCTGCGAGGCACGGAATTCGATAATTTGCCAACTCAACGTATGCGGCGAGTTCTTCGTATTGGAAACCGCTCGGTCGGATCCCTTGTTGTGCACGGAGAGCTTAGTTCTGTTGTCTTGAACGCGCCTGCCTCACTTGCCGTAACTGCGACGGAGCGTTATCAGGTAACTCAGAAGGAAAACAGGGCTGAGTCAGCGAAACAAAGCGAGCAGTTGAGGGCTGCAGTCCTGGATGCTTTGGCTCATGATTTCAAGACACCGCTCACAGCGATCCAAGCAGCTAGTTCAGGTTTAATAGAAATGGGAGGGTTAGCATCACCTCAATCCGATATGGTATCGCTCATCGATAAAGAAGCGACTTTCCTGAACGAACTCTGCACAAGGCTGCTGCAAACCGCAAAGCTCGACGCAGAACATTTTGACACAGGGAGGGAGGAAGTGAATGTTCATGAGTTGATTTCGGACGTACTATCCGGTAGTGATTCGGATTCGAAGCGCAACCCAATCGAGATTACTATGGACGCACAATCGGCTAATGTATACGCCAATCGCGGGCTCCTGACGATAGCTCTTTCTCAGTTCATCGAGAACGCGTGTAAGTACTCCACTGCTGGGACACCCGTCGAAATTGCCGTGCGAAAGAGCACTTCAGACCTGCTCATCTCCGCACATAATTTTGGCTCCCTTGTCCATCTAGATGATCGCGAACTAATCTTTGAACGCTTTTATAGATCATCCGAGGCGAAAGAAACGGTGGCCGGTACGGGGATTGGGCTCTCCGCAGTAAAGATGGCTGCAGATGCCAATCGCGCTCATCTGTGGGTCTGGGGAGCGGAGTACGGAAACGAGCCTGAATATCTTCGTACCTTTATTCGTCAGTTACGCAAAAAATCGAAGACGATCCGCGGAATCCAAATCATATTCTCACGGAAACCTCGATCGGCTATCGACGATGGGCGCGCTATTTGTAGCTGGATTCGCCACTGTCTACTGGGCGGAGTCAACTCCATGCACGACCTCTCTCACTTCGATGCGCTCGCAAAATAG
- a CDS encoding anti-sigma factor family protein, producing the protein MTPRIDPVDHLAPDTLNAFIDGELPAGEQQEAKQHLNDCHSCALQVLSATQLKAATAHAGHRFSPTAESLARLTQKLQSQRQTKKIGRIYPIRPTAWAALAAAILLVVSILGLRQIHRTNGLAAELLDQHLATLGSGTTPQVISTDRHTVKPWFQGRLPFSFNLPDAAALPPDTTLIGADLTYFNGQPAALLLFTIHKHQVSIFLTQRANGPVTVLRSTQAGFTIDSANTQDLCILAVSDVNPAELELLVASLVRAQSNS; encoded by the coding sequence ATGACACCACGCATCGACCCTGTCGACCATCTCGCCCCAGACACACTCAACGCCTTCATCGACGGCGAACTGCCCGCGGGCGAACAGCAGGAAGCGAAGCAGCATCTTAACGACTGCCATTCCTGTGCGCTTCAAGTCCTATCTGCCACACAGCTCAAGGCGGCCACCGCGCACGCTGGGCATCGCTTTTCGCCGACGGCTGAATCGCTCGCGCGCCTCACGCAGAAGCTCCAATCGCAGCGGCAAACAAAGAAAATCGGACGCATCTACCCTATTCGCCCCACAGCCTGGGCTGCTCTCGCCGCTGCCATTCTGCTCGTCGTGTCAATCCTGGGTTTGCGCCAGATACATCGAACCAATGGGCTCGCCGCCGAGCTTCTCGACCAGCATCTGGCTACGCTCGGCAGTGGAACAACTCCGCAGGTGATCTCCACGGATCGCCACACCGTCAAACCCTGGTTTCAGGGCCGTCTTCCTTTCAGCTTCAATTTGCCTGACGCGGCAGCCTTGCCTCCAGACACCACTCTCATAGGTGCAGATCTCACCTATTTCAACGGCCAACCGGCAGCGCTGCTTCTCTTTACTATTCACAAGCACCAGGTTTCCATCTTCCTGACCCAGCGAGCAAACGGCCCTGTCACTGTGCTGCGCAGTACCCAGGCGGGTTTCACGATTGACTCCGCCAACACACAAGACCTCTGCATTCTTGCCGTGAGCGACGTCAATCCTGCCGAGCTCGAACTCCTCGTTGCGTCTCTGGTGCGAGCCCAGTCAAACTCTTAG
- a CDS encoding sigma factor-like helix-turn-helix DNA-binding protein, which yields MSQRDNLVYIDSQPALLAAVNQLQPTLREVLLLCDVEELGYRDIALILDIPISTVTSRISDARDTLCQLLILQHRKSQ from the coding sequence CTGTCCCAAAGAGACAACCTCGTCTACATTGACAGCCAGCCAGCACTTCTCGCTGCGGTTAATCAGCTTCAACCAACCCTTCGCGAGGTTCTTCTTCTATGTGACGTAGAAGAACTTGGCTACAGAGACATCGCTCTCATCCTCGATATCCCCATCAGCACTGTGACCTCACGTATCTCGGATGCGCGAGACACCCTCTGCCAACTTCTCATCCTGCAACACAGGAAATCCCAATGA